Part of the Cotesia glomerata isolate CgM1 unplaced genomic scaffold, MPM_Cglom_v2.3 scaffold_19, whole genome shotgun sequence genome, tttattgtggttggtgccattcgataggaattggccaaacttagattttgcatacaatttggaccgattcggaccgatatattttagaaatcttagtgaaattacaaaaaaaaattttttcaaatgtggtttttttttaataactttcaaacggcgctacctatcaattttaaaattcgatTATCCCTCAACATAAAAATACCATGTCAATCGccgccagcccggtcaaaatcggtcgattcgtttgtgagttatcgttgtcaaaataaaaccgaaaaaagtgtcttttcggaattacttcgacaTTCCTCGTTTGATCAACTTAAACTTTGAGATTCGTTATGGtgcttaaaaactgcgtcgaatgcaaTTAACCGCGTGGaaattggtttatttattcaaaatttattgtggtttgaaaattcaaaaaattgcgttttattaaacttctatcagacttttgagctcaaagagctcaaaatgacacgaaaattatatttttgagttcgaagagctcaaaaacataataAGTGAAGTTTTTAGCGCTTAAGTataaaatgagcgggaagttgcagggatggcctttagggtgaaccgctatcctaatttttttcacttcatTATTATGGCATCGTCAGTATCCAGAGACAAGACATTTTTGTACATATTTTCTTCCAGAAAGgtgcaatttcaaaaattatttgtatttgtttcttatttttagAGCTATTTCGCAATTTACGAAATTtaggtattttttatatgtattgATTTGCAACAAATGTTTTAATACGGCAATTAACATACCTTAGCAAGAGATCTTTCAAGACTGGTAACTCTTGTGTCAAACTTTTGCAAGTGTCTTCGTATTTCTTCAATATCTATAATCTTTTTAGATAGTATCCctaaactttttttgactTGGTCTCCTAAATGACGTTCACGAATTTCATGTCGCTCTAACTTCTCCGTGTTTTCGCGAATCAAATGAACAAGACTAAGCATTGCCTCTTTTATGTCCTCATGACTTAAAACAAGTTGATAATATAAATCACAAACATTCAACTTCAATAAAACCAAAAACTAGTTGACTTACGTTATTTCGTGTGATCGACAACCTGGTATATAGTGGAGTTGTGATTGCCAGAAACacaacaatattattaaatacttcTTCATATTCACTGGCCGTTAATCTGAGACGATGAGAGGAGCTGAGcttatagaaaattgaatatttaagcGAGTTTGATATCAAGTCTACTAATCAGTAgtaaaaaatagcttaaagaaaacaaaaatatcCAATAATGCAATCTAAATGACTGACATTTCTAAGTTGATTAAATGAAACACTGAATGCTAGCGTAAGAATTCTTTTTAGATAGAAACAGCAAGACTAAAGGTTATCTCCGAGTGTAATATGTATGAAGAtgaatacaaatataaatatcacgGTCTTAATAACACTGACAATTCTTAACACATCATGATTAGACCGGATTTCTTTATATAAGACCGGATAAATTTTACAAGACTCAGGAATAAATGATGTTGACTGCCCTGGCGGATTCGTGGTTACGATAAAATGATCGTGAAAC contains:
- the LOC123274037 gene encoding uncharacterized protein LOC123274037 isoform X3, whose translation is MKKYLIILLCFWQSQLHYIPGCRSHEITHEDIKEAMLSLVHLIRENTEKLERHEIRERHLGDQVKKSLGILSKKIIDIEEIRRHLQKFDTRVTSLERSLAKMTNMSEKVDEIYSSMMTSKHNLDFPQKHGETDFSGNYHLIESQTEMIKNLTRKLEDSQSQQHKEARIIL
- the LOC123274037 gene encoding uncharacterized protein LOC123274037 isoform X2; the protein is MKKYLIILLCFWQSQLHYIPGCRSHEITHEDIKEAMLSLVHLIRENTEKLERHEIRERHLGDQVKKSLGILSKKIIDIEEIRRHLQKFDTRVTSLERSLAKMTNMSEKVDEIYSSMMTSKHNLDFPQKHGETDFSGNYHLIESQTEMIKNLTRKLEDSQSQQHKEARSVIPGLLLALFP